The following proteins are co-located in the Candidatus Binatia bacterium genome:
- a CDS encoding transposase, whose product MPIIKATLGWLFLFSLHARVRCWSHQKKKREPLYRHIALSAVAIPRLSHSSTGKVVYTLKTPCRDGTTHAAQK is encoded by the coding sequence ATGCCGATAATAAAAGCCACCCTCGGGTGGCTTTTTTTATTTTCTCTGCACGCCCGAGTGAGATGCTGGAGCCATCAAAAGAAGAAGCGCGAACCATTATACCGGCACATCGCCCTTTCCGCCGTGGCTATCCCGCGCCTATCACACAGTTCCACTGGCAAGGTGGTTTACACGTTGAAGACGCCTTGCCGGGACGGCACGACCCACGCGGCACAGAAGTGA